The sequence below is a genomic window from Drosophila gunungcola strain Sukarami chromosome 2L unlocalized genomic scaffold, Dgunungcola_SK_2 000007F, whole genome shotgun sequence.
tcattttaactATATACAgcccaataaaaacaataattcgAAAAACGctcaaaaagtaaaagtaatttgaacaattttttgtacgattttgtttatttaattttactttactttgttGTATTCTTAGTAACTTTTcacattcataaaaaatatatgtaaataattattaacatCATCAGTTGTCCAGGTTTGGAGTTTAATTAGAGTTATCAACATATAAATTAAcgcaaaacaaattaaactagTTTGTTTGGATTTAATGGTAATAATACGCGCCTTGAATGTTGATCCCCAATGGTGCGCTTAGTGCGCGGCAACAAAATATATGATCTAAAATAGCAAAATGTActcaaaaattacaaaaatacgtatttaaatttaaacttaaatgccGAAACAATCCGTGTAAAAAACGAGGCTTTGAACTGCCTACATTTAAAATGGTGCAACGAATTTAGACTAATAAATAAGACGGATGAACCCCAATCTCCTGTGTGAACGTGTATGTAAGTGGATTGGTGTTTAAATAGGCTTATTCAGATGTCATTTGATTGTTGTATTCGGCCAACAGGTTGTCCTCGCCTACTGCTGCGCCGGTGCCGGCTGTGGCTGCGGTGCCAGGCGGCTTATAAACCCAATGCCTCCGCGGATGATCTTGCCCACGGCCTGCGGCGAGCGGGCGGCTAGCGCCTCGAACGTTATGCGGAGCTCGGCGAAAGCGGTGCGCGGATAGGGATTACGACGCGAGCTGTAGCGCATCACTAGATAGTGATAGTAGATTATCGGGGTCATCAGTCCTGCGTGGCTCCTAAAATCCCAAATCATTGCCCATGTCAGCATGGAAGAACATCTTTAAAACACATGCTTTAGAAAAACTCACATGAAGGTCAGCACAATGGCGAATGGCATAATAAAGATCTCGCAGAACGCAGTGGCCTTCAGGATATTGGCCGCCTGGAACTCCACAATGGAGATGATGAAACGGGCACCCCACCACGAGTTCTGTCCAATTAGCTATAAGTACATTGTTTTTAGTTCAGTGCCAGTCTTGTAGGCGGGTTAGGTTTATCCTTACATCCAGCAGCTTGAGCGAGTAGCTGGAAGCATGCAGAACCGAGTACAGCAGCACGGGGATCAGAACCAGCAGCGACGGCCGGATGTTGAAGAAGATCAGTGAGTACATCATATAGTGGCACGAGTCCTCGGCGAAGAGTCGGGCCAGAAACTCCCGGCTAAAGGAGAATGCGGGCACCCTCTGATGCAAGCGCAGGGCAGAGATGGCCGCGTTGGCCAGCAGGACCTTGCTGAATGCGCTTTGTTGTGAGCTGTTTTAAATCGAATAGGAGTAGTAGGAGTGGTTTGAGTAGAAGCACTTAGTTGGTGGGCCAAACGGCTGTACTCACGTGAAGATGGGCAGCACGTAGCTGACCGTAAAGAAGACGACCAGCAGGCGCAAGGCCCAGAGCGCAGAATCGATGCGGTTTGTCTGGAAATGCTGTACGAGCTTGGCCGGCGCACTCTGTGGCTGAGATTGCTGCTGTGAGGATCCTTCGGAGCTGTTGGTCTCGGCGCCTTCGGAGCGCGGTGGCTGATCGGTGGGTGTGCTCATGGTGAAGTCGCTTCTGTGCTCGCTTAACGTTCAATTTTCAGTCTGCCCGGCAGTTATGAAAAGGCAAAAATGTAGGAAAAATATAGTTATGAGGTTACTTTCAGCCTTATCGCCGGCAATTCGGCTGCTATCTGTTGGCACTGCCACAATGATAAGGCAAACCCGGCAAATAACCGCGACCTTATCGTACGTGTAAGAGGGTTTAAACCTTAAATTTGAAGAACAGCGCTAGTGATCCACGCTCTATGACTACACCATTAGAGTCTGATCTGCTTTTTGGGGCCTGAGTGGCACGCGCTGTAGCTGTAGGTCTTAATTGAAAGTTAAGGCCAACTGTTAAACCAGTCGAATGGAAAGTTGCAACCGACACACACTTAAAACGAGAACGGCCGTGTTCAGAAGGCGTTTTAATGTTCGCTTGGGCCAACATGATTTGGCCACAATTACAGACAGTGCTTTGCATaggcaaaacaaaacgaaaagcgACAAGCTGCCGCTATTAAACCATCAAGTACCTGCAGAGTTTGGCAATATTAACTTTGCGGCAGCGGTTTATGATGCCCAGCACGGTAAGAGCAGAGATTTCTATTCGAAACTCAAAACTAATACTGCCGAGTTACACACCGCACAATGTGCATGTTGTTACGAAACGCGGAGTACACGTCAAATATGAAAACACAAACAGGTGGCAGCAGGTGGAAAGGGGGGTTGGGGTGCATCCTACGTGTACTTTTGAATAATTAACTGGGTAATGGGGCAGCCCTATTGATTTGAGGGTCCTTGGCTGGGTCGACATATGTAGGTCAGCTAGGGCCGCAGTCCAACAATCCAAAAAGTGTGGCCAAATGAGGTCACAAGACACACAGGTAGATCGGGCGGACAGGGGTCCACGTCAGAGATTCGGATCCAGAAGGTATACGGCTACGGCTCGCAAATTAAGGCTGATTGACCTGACTGAACCCAACGCTCAGCAGTGAAATCGCATCAAAGTGCGGGCCCTCGCCGCACCGCTGGGCTGTCGAAATTAGATTTGGTTGCTGCCCGGAATCGGAGGCTAACTCCGCCGGAAACAACCGAGTAAATCAAAGCGCAGACCTGCATAGTTTCCCACTCAATTGCAAAATATAACACATTACCATCCGATTTGGACGACGACGGGCGAAGAAAGTTGCCCCAGGTAGTTTCTTTTTGGCCTCTAATCAGTAGTTTCCTGCGGACACCAAGGTTCTTGCAGAGCGCGATTTCTGCTTAGCTTGTGAGGCGCATCCCACTGATTACTTACCGCTGCTGGGAATTGTCTCTCCTGTGATATGGctccaaattaaatacaagtttTTCACGTAAATACGTATTGGTCGGAGCTCTCGTGCGAACTAGAGGTGGACAGTGAACCAGTTCGATAGAAATGAACTAGTCAAGGCACATCACTGCGACCGATTGGCAGTGCTCTGTTTTTCTCGATCTTTCGAAATGAAAAGTCCACGTACTTTACAGTTTCAGCGGCgataacattttaaagatttatctTAACAGACAATGAAAATACcagattaaatatatttgaatgtCGTTTATAATGTTCGAAATGCATAAAACAGTTCAGTGCGTCCCATGCCGCATTTTTATCCTTTTGCTTTTTGAAAAGTAAAACCCAAGAAATAGATATAAATTTGGTGATATGTTTTGCCCGATTCccttgtaaataataaattaataatagtgTTGGCAATTTGAAAATACCGCTCAGTAGGAATCCCCCTATTATTCTGTATTGGGAAGAATAGCACCTACAAATACATGTTGGTCTGTAATAGCGTGTCGACTGCTTCAGTTCTTCCAAACGCACATTTAGCTCCTTTCCTTCGTGTAAATCATCATGGACGATGAAATTTCGCTCCCCGCCGACACGTTAGCTATCCTCAACGAGTTCCTGTTGGAGCGGTCCAAGCGCGTAGCTGAGGAGGAGAGTCAAATTGCAAACAAGACCGGAAAGGATGCGCTTTTTGAGGAAGATTGGGTAGGAAGATCTATGAGTACCTTCAACACTTGACTTGACTGAGATTTCGCTTGCAGCAACTGAGCCAGTTTTGGTACAACACGAAAACTAAACTCACTTTGCGCGATGTTGTGGGCAAGTTGCTGGCGCAGCGAAGGGCGGATTTGGAGGACTTTCACATAGCACTTCTCTCCTGCCCATCGCTTTACAAGGACATTAGGAGTATTTATGACAAGGGTGagcagacaaacaaaaaatccgACAAGCTGTGATTATAATTAGTCCATTAGTGCGCATCTTCGAGTACGATCAGCGATTCGCAGCCTTTGGCACGGACTTTGTGCACTACGACCTAAACTGCATAGGCAGCAATCCGGACTACCTGAAAGAGCACCACCAGCAGTACGACCTGATCGTGGCCGATCCGCCCTTTCTGTCCCAAGAGTGCATCGCCAATACATGCGAAACAATCAAGAGGCTCCAGAAGCACCCCACGGAGTGTAAGCTGATACTGTGCTCCGGAGAGGTGGTAGAACCCTGGCTGACAGCGCGCCTTCCCGTGCTCAAGTGCGACTTCCGGCCGGAACACGAACGCAATCTGGGCAACGAGTTTGTCAGCTACGCCAGCTTCAATTTAGACgaatatattgaaaataaataatgatgaATGCCAGGGTAGAGTCTATTTCGCAGTCAGGTCGGCCTCCTTGCGCTGCTGCACCAGCTCGCGCAGACCGTCTTCTTGATCCTTGAGCGACTTCTGCAGGAACTCCTTCTTCTTCTCGAGCAGTTCTATCGCCTTGTCGCACTTCTCCTGCTTGGCCTTGAGGTCCTCCCGCATATTCTGGACATCGGTCAGCAGGAACATGCGGCCCACAGACTGATAAACTCTGGAAGCGAATAGAATAACTGAATGAGCCATCGGGAGATGATTAATCGCGGGTCAAGTCACCTTGTGTCGTCGGAGAGGCTACTCGTGCCCTTCTCCGTCAGCTGGTACTTGTGTTTGCCCGTCTTGACCATGTCGCACTTCATGTCGATCATGTTGATCTTCTTGGTGGTCTCCAGTTTGTTTATCTGCATCTCAGTAAAGGCCTGCGGGACAAAAGCAGCGGTCAATGGATGGGCAAGTGCTTCTAAGGAGCACGCGCTTCTTGTCGGCAGTCGCTTTTTGCGATGTGCCCACCGCTCACCTTTTTTAACTCCATGTCCATTTGTGCCATTTTGCCTGATAGTTGTTCCTTCACAAAGAAATTAGCCCGAATCTGTGCTTTTCGCTaagaatttatcaaaaattgcAACACCTGCAGGCTGCTTCTAGTTTTCTTACTTTTTAAGTGATGGCAGCTCCGTCCGCACCCGGTTGATTAACAGCTATCGATAGTAAGCTCTGTGCTATCGATGACAACAAACgttataaaatgtaatgtaTTTAATACCCTCTTCCCACTAAGTTAATTCGTTGGAAACAATTAGGGTTTTTGACAAATATAAAAGTTCTTGATTAATCCCTAAACTACTGAATCTTtaaaattgctgaaaattgTTGGTGAATTTATACGGACTAGATTAATTAGGAATTTAATGGAGAATTCAGAGATTCAGCCATTGGAAAATACCCAATCCGATTTCCACAGAATACATCCGCCATCTGATGACAGCTGATCTAAACAGCTTTagctcattaaaaaataattgcctTTTTAGCCTAGTTGGAATTTTGTTGAACATACGCGTGAAAGACACATAACTTGCTTGGATGCGTTGCTCAAttcaaaagttattcaaacattaaatttttttaaaatatatctcaaaataaaaaatttgaggGCTCTGCTTGttagttacaaaaaaatgtaagtgcCTTTGAAGAATCAATTGTTCCAAGAGTTTCTAAAAAACTAGctagtttttatacccttgcagagggtattataatttcagtcagaagtttgcaacgcagtgaaggagacatctccgaccctataaagtatatatattcttgatcagcatcactaggagagtcgatctagccatgtccgtctgtccgtccgtctgtccgtccgtttctacgcaaactggtctctcagttttaaagctatctgcatgaaactttcccaaaagttgtctttctattgcaggtagtatataagtcggaacgagccggatcggacgactatagcatatagctcccataggaacaatcggaaaaataaataaaaaaaaattataacttttctgttttttattttttttggttcttcgagatatagtaatggttaaatatttcagaattacggtttaaatttcatcaaaatcggacgactatagcatatagctcccataggaacaatcataaaaataaataaaaaaaaattataacttttctgttttttaatttttttttttagttctttgagatatagtaatggttaaatatttcagaattacggtttaaatttcatcaaaatcggacgactatagcatatagctcttataggaacaatcataaaaataaatgaaaaaaaattataacttttctgttttttaatttttttttagttcttcgacatatagtaatggataaatatttcagaattacggttaaaatttcatcaaaataggacgactatagcatatagctccaatagaaataataaaattatataaaataactacctaataattgagctgtaaatcatcattgcttcaatgtttttagacatatacgcaagtaaatcataattttaatgttttcaaaaatatttaattcttgcaatagctgcaagggtatataaacttcggcttgtcgaagtttgcttcctttcttgtttttttgctctttttagtagattattttaaaattttatttatttttaaaatatatatatttttctcatttctgagtgaatataaatattcaagtTCTTTACACAGTAAATGCCTATATATGAACAGtatataggtttttttttatatatattatatatcaaGTGGCGGCGGTCGGTCGGAgtctctttaaaaaaatgtcgtCTTGCGGTGCGGAAAGTCTAGATTCagtgatattaaaaaaaaaattaaattgatttatttaacatattaGTCAATTGTGCGGATgaacgaaattaaattgaaaatatgctATTAACAATTTTTGACGCGGTTTTAAAGTCAAAGgtaccatttaaaaaaaaaaattttaataaaaacttttgttctTCCGCAAGTATTAACTGTATAAAGGGTGTGCgcaaaatttcatttggatCGGACCATTACTATTTGAGTTACGTTACGCAACGacttgaaaaacgttttttgggGAAACGTGTCTAAAGTTTTTTACATACCGCATATCTGCCTGGAGCACGATTACGAGATAATCGGTATCTCAGCGAGATTTAGTCCGGTCGACAAAAAATTTTCACAGGATATTCCTGAGCTGTTgtacttttatattaaaaattatcaaaatattttttttaaattgcaagCCATCCTGCCTTCCTAAGCAAAATTATGTGGAGTCAGAtactttgcagaaaagttaTTAGGATGTAATCAAGATGTGTATAAACACGAGGTTATGAACATTTTAATGATCTATTGGCAGCCAGACAATTTATTCGTTAGCTTTTGTACCCTTGAAAATGGTAATATAATTTCACTTTGACGTTTGCAACGCATTAATGGAGACTATGGAGACCCTAATCAGCTTCACGAGATGTTATCGATCTAgaccatgtccgtctgtttgtcCATCCCTTTCCAAGGAAATTATCTGAATAAAAAtgtcccaaaagttgtttttctattgctGGCAGTATACAAGTCGGAaagagccggatcggacgactatattacATTGCTCTTAaaggaaaaatcaaaaaaaagtattgcttccctgtttttaaatgttttttttttaattatatttttaagatatagtaatgattaCATGTTTCagaatgaatttatttaaatcgcaCGACAATATcaaatagctcccatgggaacaataggaataatgatgttttaaaaatatttaaattccgGATTgacgaagtttgctttctttctggTTAGTTAATCtctaaagttttaataaacgaagtttgataaaattaaattaatactaaGGTGtagctaacatttttttattttctgcgCCTTAGCATATCGTGATTAATGACTTTTGAAAACagtcattaattaattaatgactTACGGCCTctgttttttttgcaattaataCAAATACGTGTTTATTGGGAATATCtttgtttctttatttgaaaaattttaggAGTAAGTTCCCCATTGAGAAAGATACCGTTTGTAAATAAGTGTAGTTGGGTATAGCACCCAATTTAACTCATATTATAAGACAAAGTATTTTAGGACCtaattagtaaaaaaaattacggaTCCTGTTTCCAGAATTTAATATCCATTGCTCCGCATTCCGGGTAAAACCACAGCTCACGATTTCGTGCGAGAACACCAGCCACAATATTTTAGCGCTGGCGATTAGCCCTAATTTCTAAGCAAGAAGCCATGCAGCTGTTTTTGGGGCTGAGACCTGTGTCAGCTCATCATTCTTCAGTCACCGGCGGAATGGAGCGCTGGCAGAACAAACTGGCTGTGGTAACGGGCGCCAGCGGTGGAATAGGAGCC
It includes:
- the LOC128253118 gene encoding prefoldin subunit 1, whose product is MAQMDMELKKAFTEMQINKLETTKKINMIDMKCDMVKTGKHKYQLTEKGTSSLSDDTRVYQSVGRMFLLTDVQNMREDLKAKQEKCDKAIELLEKKKEFLQKSLKDQEDGLRELVQQRKEADLTAK
- the LOC128253114 gene encoding Krueppel homolog 2 → MSTPTDQPPRSEGAETNSSEGSSQQQSQPQSAPAKLVQHFQTNRIDSALWALRLLVVFFTVSYVLPIFTSQQSAFSKVLLANAAISALRLHQRVPAFSFSREFLARLFAEDSCHYMMYSLIFFNIRPSLLVLIPVLLYSVLHASSYSLKLLDLIGQNSWWGARFIISIVEFQAANILKATAFCEIFIMPFAIVLTFMSHAGLMTPIIYYHYLVMRYSSRRNPYPRTAFAELRITFEALAARSPQAVGKIIRGGIGFISRLAPQPQPAPAQQ
- the LOC128253116 gene encoding protein-lysine N-methyltransferase CG9154 — encoded protein: MDDEISLPADTLAILNEFLLERSKRVAEEESQIANKTGKDALFEEDWQLSQFWYNTKTKLTLRDVVGKLLAQRRADLEDFHIALLSCPSLYKDIRSIYDKVRIFEYDQRFAAFGTDFVHYDLNCIGSNPDYLKEHHQQYDLIVADPPFLSQECIANTCETIKRLQKHPTECKLILCSGEVVEPWLTARLPVLKCDFRPEHERNLGNEFVSYASFNLDEYIENK